Below is a window of Cytophaga hutchinsonii ATCC 33406 DNA.
AAGCGTGTTGTTGTGTGGGACAAAAAAGGCTTGTCAGCCGCTGAACAGTGGAAACTTAAAAACAAGGTTCAGGATATGTATGCGAAAAGTATTGTTTCCGCCTATCTGCCTCAGCTGGCTGCAGCGCCGGATATGCAGTATATACCTCTGACAGAAGAACCGGAACATACAGATCTGTTTCAGCTGGTTGGTTTATTCTGTGCCATCGTTATTTACTTTTTTATTTTCTATTACGGTGTGCAGGTAATGAAAGGGATTGTTGATGAAAAAGTCAATCGGGTAGTAGAAGTAATCTTATGTTCGGTGAAACCTTTTAACTGGATGATGGGGAAAATACTGGGTATTGCTGCGGTGTGCCTCACACAGTTTGGTTTCTGGGCCTTGATTTATGTGCTTGTCGGTTTGAAATTTCAACAGCGATATGGAAATGCACTTACACAGTTTACGGATAAAAATATGAATGACACACTGCATGTAAGCAAAGATGCCTGGCAGGCACTGGAGTGGAATGTGTTTGCGGAAAGTTTTGCAAGCTTGCCGTTACTGCAGATCGGTGTGTGTTTCTTTGCGTTCTTTATATTGGGATATTTATTGTATGCATCGCTGTTTGCGGCCATTGGAGCGATGACAGATAATGAAACCGATACACAGCAGTTTACCTTTCCAATCACCGCGCCGTTATTTATTACCTTCCTGTTTGCCGGCTTTATTATCAGCGACCCGGATGCACAGCTGTCTGTTGTGCTGTCGTATTTTCCGTTAACGTCCCCCGTAGCCATGATGCTGCGCATTCCTTTCGGTGTTTCGAATTGGGAAATTGCTGCTTCTTTACTGATACTCGCTTCAACATTTGTACTGGCTGTTTACATGGCTGCACAGGTATTTAAGCGTGGTGTGCTGCAGTATGGAAAAGCGATGGGGTGGAAGGATATTTTAGGATTTTAAAAAGCAATTTTACTTCACATTTACCGGATCGGATAAAGGGCTTTAGAATCCTCAACATGATACCAGGGAATATTAAATAAACCTTTTTGTTGGTCAATGTATATAGTGTAATCAATATTGTAAGCATCATACCGTTTTCTTGAAACAGATATGTCTTCGGTATATTTATGATTTCCCCACGGAGCAATCGTGAAATGATATGTATCCGGATAATCGCCTCCGCCTCCAGAATATTTATCAAGGATGCTTGTCCTAAAACGTTGAGGCGATGATGAATCAAACAGACAATTAATACCAAAAGTTATGCCATAGCTATAGATCAAAATCCATATAGCAATAAAAAAGTAGGATACTATCTGTAGTTTTAATTTTTTTATTATGTGTGTTAAGATAAAAATAGCCGAAAAAAATAAAAAAACCATCCCAACATGTTTTATTAAGATGTAATAATTTTCGCATTCGAAATTTTTATAAGCGCTCAATGCTAATATAATGGCACATGGCACAATATTGCCAGGTACAGAATTTTGTTCACCTATATCTTGATTTGGATCTCTATTTATATAGCTATCAAAGGTTATATTTTCTTTAAAAATTGTAATAATAATACCTAGTATTGGTATACATGCTAAAATGCAAAACAATTCTTTAAAAAAAGGATAAGGAAAGATGAAAAGCCATATTGAAACAATGAAACTAATTCCATTGAGCCAATCCACCACGTTTTCAGGCAGCCAATCTTTGATTTTTAAGAGAAATGTTCTGAAATAATATATCAGATAACTCATATTTAACTCAGATACACACCCATTTCCTTCGAAGAAAGATTAACCTCAACGTGTTCATTCAGGGTAGTAGCCATTACATAGCCCACAAAATCAGCGGAGATCGGGAAGGTGTGGTGGCCACGGTCTACAATGAAAGCCGTCTGAATACGCTTCACCCGGATATTTAAAAAAGGTTTTAAGCTGTAGGCAATCGTACGGCCTGTGCTTAATACATCATCTACGATAATGATGCATTTGTTTTTTAATGTCTTAACATCCACATCCAGCGTCACTTCACTTTGAGAAGGAGCCTGCTTATCCAGCGTTACTTTGATCAGCACGGTTTGTGTAGAAGAAATAGACTTAAATTCTTTTTCCAGCAACTTGGCTACAGAATAACCACGATCATAAATACCGGCAAAAACGATTTCTTTTTCTTTAAAGTTCTGTTCCAGAATTTCGTATGCAATACGTTTGATGCGCTGCTGAATTTGTTTCTTCGTTAAAATAAGATTCTTCTCTGCCATGGATTTTATGCTTAAAGGACAAATATAAAGAATGGATGTTAGAAATTATGAATTATATCATTCATATACCAGTCACATAAATGTGACGGCAATGAAGCGCGACTTCTCTTAATTTAAGTACTGACGCGCTTCATTGCCGTTAGCTTTAGCTAATGGTTTAAAAAAATTACAGGAGAATGCTTGCCCAGCGAGATGTAACCAAACACTACTAAATCTAAACAAACCAGTCTGGATCCTGCCGATTAGAATACGCTCTGATATAACTACCTATACACCATCTTTTTTACTCATATTCAGCTTTTTAACCGAAATTCGGATAATTTATCCGTTATTTTTTGCTGTCTTGGGAATATTCCGTATTTTTGTCGTCCGATTCATTAAGTGAACGGAAAGAAAATGATCTGTAAGCGCGTGCTTCTGGCTGCATTTTCAGTTAAAAAGAAAGAAAAATTAAACAATACGATCATGAAACAAGGTATTCACCCAGATTATAGAGAAGTTGTATTTCACGACATGTCTGCGGATGTAAAATTCATCAGCCGTTCTACTATCAAAACTGGCGATACAATCACAATGGAAGATGGTAAATCTTACCCATTAGTTAAATTGGAAGTTAGTTCTGCTTCTCACCCTTTCTACACTGGTCAGAAAATGTTCTTGGATACTGCAGGACGTGTTGAAAAATTCAACAAACGTTACAAAAAATAATATTTCTCCCCATTCACAGGGAATTAAAGTCTTTTCAATGGAAATTGGAAAGACTTTTTTATTTTTGGTATATGAATATTCTATTCTTTGATGAGCCGGGTGTCCGGAAGGCATTATTGCCTTTAACCTTTACACGACCAACGGCAGAGTTGCGCATAGGAATTTATACCATCCGTGAAAAATGGCAGCAATATTTTTTAAACGCACACTGCTACTTTCAGACAGAAACCTATTTACAGGGAAAATATCCGTCTGTTGAATCCGCGGAATACGTAATCAACGGTTCGGTTTGTCCGAACGAACACCTGGTTGGTGAGATCCTGAAATTACAAGAAGGCGAAGGACTGGTATACCAGGGAATGATACTGGCATCAAAGGGGATATTAAAAAAGCACATCGATTATTTTCAGGAAGTGCTGGTTATCCGTCAGCTAAGCGATCTGTTCACGCATAACGGTGCGGAGATCCGCAGTGATTTCAATCTGATTACAAAAGACAGAACAAGCTGTGCCATTGAAGACAAACATACCATTGTATATAATCCGTCTAATATATTTATTGAAAACGGCGTAAAGATCCGCGCGGCTATTATTAATGCAGAAGATGGTCCCGTATATATCGGAAAAGATGCAGAGATCCAGGAAGGTGCGATCATTAAAGGACCGTTTGCAGCATGCCAGGGAGCGGTTGTTGCCATGGGGTCAAAGATGCGTGGTGACAATACACTTGGTCCGTATTGCAAAGTTGGCGGTGAAGTGAGTAATACCATCTTCATTGGCTACAGCAACAAAGTACATGATGGTTTCATCGGTAACTCGGTGATTGGTGAGTGGTGCAATCTGGCAGCAGGTACTAATGTTTCCAACCTTAAAAATAATTACTCGTCCATCAAAGTACATTCCTATGTACATGATGAACTGGAAGATACCGGCAAAATATTTCATGGATTGATCATGGGCGATTACTCGCGGTGCGGGATCAACGCCATGTTCAATACCGGCAGTGTTGTTGGCGTATCGTGCAATATTTACGATGCAGCCTTTCCGCCTAAATTTATTCCTTCCTTTGCCTGGGGCTCTGCAGCAGGCTTTACAGAGTTCCGTCTGGAAGAAGCATGTGATGTGGCGAAAAAAGGAATGGCACGAAGAAAAGTAGAATTAAGCGGCGATGATATTTCAATCCTGAAACACATTTTTCAGGCAGAAGCTCCGCAACGTTCAGTAGTATTAAAAACGAAGTAAGATGCAATTCTCAGAGATCCCCGGTTTACAGGAAGTAAAAACAACGCTGGTTAATTCGGTTACGAATAATCACGTGGCACACGCACAGCTTTTTGCAGGTGTTGAAGGCTCTGCCGCACTGCCGCTGGCATTGGCGTATGCAACCTATGTGAACTGCCTGGAGAAAGCAGACGGAGACTCGTGCGGAAAATGTTCTTCCTGCAGTAAATACAATAAACTTATTCACCCAGATCTGCATATAATCTTTCCGGTAACAACCAACAAAAAGATTACCAAAGATGCGTCCAGCGAAGTGTTTTTCCCGGAATGGCGGGAAACATTTTTAGCAAATCCATTCTTTACCTTCAACGACTGGATGGAAGTGATCGATGGCGAAAACAAACAGCTTCTGATCAATGTAGAAGAAAGCCGTACGGTTGTTAAGAAAATATCCATGAAAGCTTTTGAGGCAGAATATAAAGTAGTCATTATCTGGCTGCCTGAAACCATGCGTGCAGAAGGCGCTAACGCCTTACTGAAGTCGCTGGAAGAACCACCTGCCAAAACATTGTTTTTGCTGATTACAGCCAAACAGGAAAAATTATTAACGACGATTATTTCGCGTACGCAACGTGTGCAGGTGCGTTTATTTAATGATGCCGAAATCAGACAGTATTTGATTCAGCATAGAAATATAAGTGAGGCGCAGGCCAAACGTGTAACGTATCTGGCAGATGGAAACATGCGCGAAGCCATACAGCTGTTATCCGAAGAAGATCAGGATCACGAATCCAAGATCCGTGATTGGTTCAGAGCATGCTTTGGTTCCAAGCTGCAGGATATGATCCGCATGTCAGACGAATTCGGGTCATTGCCGAGAGAATTACAAAAATCGCTGCTGCAATATGGTCTTGGTATTTTCAGAGATAGTTTAATGTATAAAGAAGTAGGTACAGACCTGCTTCGGGTGGATGAAGAAAGCAGCGATGATATGGTGCAGAAGTTCAGTAATGTGATCGACTTTCAAAAAGTAGTGAGCCTTTCTCAGGTATTGAATGAAGCACATGCAGAGATCGAACGAAACATAAATTCGAAAATGGTATTCATGGATACTTCTTTTCAGATGAATAAAATTTTCAAACAGAAATAATGAATAAGACCGTTCGGATTGGAACACGCGGCAGTAAGCTTGCTTTGTGGCAGGCAGAACATGTGGCGGCTTGTTTACAGACAAAGGGGTTAGAACCGCAAATTGTAATCATAGATACAACAGGCGATAAAATTTTAGATCAGTCTTTATCTAAGATCGGGTCGAAAGGCTTGTTTACCGAAGAGCTGGAAGAACAGCTGCATGCCGGCACGATTGATATCGCGGTGCACAGTGCCAAAGATCTGCAGACGCATTTAAAAGGCGGTATGTACATTCTTGCCATCACCGAACGTGAACTGGTCAATGATGTATTGGTGAGTCACAAGCCGATTGATACATTAAAGAATAATCCAGATCTTATTATCGGAACATCTTCGACACGCAGAAGAGCCTTGCTGCGGAAATTTTATCCGCAGGCAAAGATGGTTGATATGCGCGGTAACCTGCAGACACGTATCCGTAAGATGGAAGAAGGGGCGTGCGACGCCATGCTGCTCGCCTATGCCGGTATGCACCGAATGGGTTATGATTCGCTGATTAAAGAAAAACTTTCGCTGGAAGAATTTATTCCGGCAGCCGGACAAGGCACGCTGGCGATAGAAGCAGCTTCAACCTTAGATAAAGAAAAGGCAGCGGTTATCCGTGCCGTATTGAATGATGCGGCAACAGAGACTGCTGTGTCAGCGGAACGCGCATTTCTGCGTACACTGGAAGGCGGCTGCAGCATTCCGGTATTTGCATTGGCTGTTGAACGCGATACAGATTATCTGTTAACAGGTGGTATTGTAAGTTTAGACGGAACGAAATACCTGCGAAAAGAAATCCGTTTTACCGCAGCCGATGCAGAGCAACGCGGCGTGGAATTAGCAACGGTACTGCTGAAGGATGGAGCAGATGAGATTCTGGCGGAAATTAAAAAAGGATTGAGCAAAAGCTGATAAGTGTAGCGTTTAGGGTGTAAAGTGTAATCGTATGTGAGATAATACTTTTGCTCTTTTTCTGATGACCTCAGCAAAACAATTTCTTTTAACCCTATTCGCTTTTGCTGTCGTTTGAACAAGTGGTTGGTAGTTTACGCAAATGAATGACACAACCTTTTATCTAATGCCCTTGCGTAAACATACCGAACCACGGCATGTTTTTCGTAGAAATTTCGCCGTGGTTCGGTATGTTTAAGTGGACATGCTTTTAATTAAAGCATGAATACTTGTTTCACTTAAACTGCCAACCACTTATGGAAATATGTAACCGATACACTTTACACTTTAGACTATACACTATGAAATATATGAAACAACTACTTTTAACCCTATTCGCTTTTGTATCCTTATTTACAATGCAGGCGCAAACCGCAACAGCACCAGTTCTTCCCAAAGAAGATTATGTCGTAACGATTTCTACATCGTATGGCAATATTGTGTTATTGTTATATGATCAGACGCCGTTGCATAAAAAGAATTTTATTGATCTGGCTCAGAAACATTTTTATGATGGCACTACCTTTCACCGGGTGATTCTTGATTTTATGATTCAGGGTGGAGATCCGAATTCAAAAGATTCAATCACCAGCAACGATGGTATTGGTGGTCCGGGATATACCATTCCGGCAGAATTCAATCCGAACCTGAAACATGATAAAGGCGCATTGGCGGCGGCACGTATGGGAGATGAGGCTAATCCGCAGCGCGCATCCAGCGGCTCTCAGTTTTACATTGTTCAGAATAAAAAGGGAACACCATTCCTGGATAACAGTTATACGGTGTTCGGACAAACCATCAGCGGCTTTGATGTGATCGATAAGATCGCACAGGTACAGGTGGATGGTGCAAGCAGACCGCTAAAAAATGTACCGATGAAGGTTACGGCTGTTAAAATGAAAACAAAGAAGATCATTAAGCTGTATGACTGCGAATGGTTTTATAAGGTGTAACGCATAAGGCGGAATGCCTAATGCCTGAGCCGAGATTCATTTATTTATTTGCTCAATTAAGAAAGAAAAATAATTACTAATCATTGGACAAGCCTTTAGCCTAAAGCCTCTATCCCCGGTCTGTGGCACACAGAACGGAATGTGCGGTCTGTGTGCCACAGATCGGGGAATAGCTCAATAAAGAAAGAAAAATAATTATTAATCATTGAACAAGCCTTAGGCTTTTAGCCTCAAGCCTTACGCTTATGAAAATATTAATCACCGGCAGTAACGGTTTACTTGGACAGAAGCTGGTTTCATTACTATACCTGAAACCGGAAATCACATTAATCGCTACGGCACGTGGCGCTAACCGCGATGAGATCTACGAAGATTATATCTACGAATCCATGGATATAACTTCAGAAGAAAATGTGTTAAAGGTATTCCGGAAACATAAGCCGGATGCAGTTATTCATACGGCAGCGATGACACACGTAGACCAATGTGAGCTGAACAAAGAAGCTTGTGTGGATCAGAACATCACCTCAGTAAAACATATTGTAAAAGCATGTAAAGAGGTTGGCGCATTTCTATTGCATGTATCTACCGATTTTATTTTTGACGGAACACGCGGGCCGCTTACCGAAGAAGAAATACCAAACCCGGTCAACTACTATGGCTGGACCAAGTGGGAAGCAGAGAAAGCGGTTGAGAACTCCGGACTGAAATGGGCGATTGCACGTACCGTATTGGTGTTTGGTGTGGTGCAGGATATGAGCCGCAGCAACATTGTGTTGTGGGTGAAAAATAATCTCGAACAGAAAAAAGAGATCAACGTTGTAAACGATCAGTGGCGCACACCAACATTAGCTGAGGATCTGGCGATGGGCTGCTGGCTGATTGTTAAAAATCAGGCGGAAGGCATCTTTAATATTTCCGGCGAAGAAATGCTAAGCCCGTACGAACTTGCACATAAAGTTGCCGATGTATGGAAGCTGGATAAAGGATTGATCAAACAAGCCGATTCATCCACCTTTACACAACCTGCTCTGCGTCCGCCCAAAACAGGTTTTATCATCGACAAAGCAAAAAAACAATTGGGCTACAAACCACACACATTAGAAGAAGGACTGGACCTGCTGAAAGAACAACTAACGTAGGGGCGAATTGCATTCGCCCCTACGTTAACCGGGCGAATGCAATTCGCCCATACGTTCCTACGTTCACGCCCCTACGCAGCCTCAAGAAGTGTTCGGGCGTAAAATTTTATACACATCATTTTAGAACCTGTTTTTTTGAAAAACAGTCTTTTTTAGATCAACTGCCTTTATTTTTAAACCTTGTGTCTGAAAAAAGAATGTCAATACATGGATTTTACCTTAAAATCGTTAACAAAGGTTAAACTTTTTTGCTTGTAATGTATTCATTTGCAGGAGATTAATTCGGTAAATTGTTTGCATATAGAAATTCTTTCTGCTAGTTTTACAGTAATATAATGAAGTACCTGAAAGGGGAAACATTTTTGAACATGTCTTACATAGCCAACTTTTGTTCGTTTAGTTGGCGAATAAGTTGATAAAAGGGTTAAGAGTGGTGCTAGTTACACCACTCTTTTTTTTGTATCCTATTCAAATTCTCCCTTATCTTTATACAATGGAAGAAACACAAAGCCTGGATGCCGCTATCAATGCGTTTATCAGTCCGGTCTCCGATTTTATTACGTCAATTATTTTTTATTCGATTCCGGTTTCGGGTGTTGAAGTACCCTTGATTGTATTGTGGCTTATTACCGCTGGTTTGTTTTTCTTTTTTTATCTCAAAGCAATTAATGTTACACGCCTTTGGCTGGCTATCAATATTGTCCGCGGAAAATATGATGAACCCGATTCGAAAGGCGAGGTCAATCATTTTCAGGCCCTGGCTACAGCGTTGTCGGGTACGGTTGGTTTAGGTAATATTTCCGGCGTTGCTGTTGCGATTACCCTGGGCGGGCCGGGTGCTACGTTCTGGATGATTGTTGCAGGTTTCTTTGGTATGATGACAAAGTTTGCAGAATGCACCTTAGGCGTAAAATACCGTCAGGTAAGTGCAGACGGTATTGTGTCGGGCGGACCGATGTATTTTCTGCGCGACGGATTGAAAGCAAAAGGTTTTCCGGTATTGGGAAAAGTGCTTGCCGTATTGTTTGCTGTCATGTGTATCGGCGGCGCATTGGGCGGCGGCAACATGTTCCAGAGCAATCAGGTAACGGCGCAGCTGGTAGCAGAAACAGGCGGCAGCGCAAGCTGGTTCGCAAACAACCTGTGGTTGCCCGGGTTGATCTTGAGTTTACTCGTAGGCAGTGTGATCATTGGCGGATTAAAATCCATTGCACATGTAACCGAAAAAATTGTTCCCTTTATGTGTGCCTTATATGTAGCGGCTTGCCTGTATATCATCTTTGCAGCCTACGATAAAATTCCACAGACTTTTTTACTGATCATGAATGGGGCCTTCCATGCAGATGCCATGTATGGCGGTGTGCTGGGTGTGCTGATCACCGGTTTCCGGAGAGCGTCTTTTTCAAATGAAGCAGGTGTCGGTTCTGCCTCCATTGCGCATTCGGCGGTGAAGACCAATGAACCCGTTACAGAAGGGCTTGTATCTTTGCTGGAACCGTTTCTGGATACGATTGTGATCTGCACCATGACGGCGGTAGTGATTGTGATTACAGGCGCGTATCATGATGTAGGCAAAGACGGCATCACGCTTACCTCGCATGCATTCTCCAGTACCGTAAACTGGTTTCATTACATTCTTTCCATCAGTGTCTTTCTGTTTGCTTTCGCCACGATGATTTCCTGGTCGTATTATGGTTTGAAGTCGTGGGGGTATCTGTTTGGTGCCGGCAAGACTTCCGAACTGATCTATAAATGTATGTATTGCTTTTTTATCATCGTAGGGTCATCCATGAGCCTTACGAAAGTAGTAGACTTTTCAGATGCCATGATTTTTTCCATGAGCATTTTTAACATCATTGGTTTGTACCTGCTGGCGGGGGAGCTTAAGCAGGACATGAATCAGTACTTACATAAAATCGATACCGGAATTATCAAGAAACAACCGTAACTTTCAACTTTTTATTTATGTCTTTTCAGTCAGCTAAACACGCTAGCGGTTCCAGCAACCGTGAAGCAAAAGGTTTTTTATTTCTCATTTTTATTCTGATCACACCATTTTTACTGCAGTATGGCTATCGCTATCTGTTCTACACACCACAGCAGCCGGATCTTTCAACGATTCAGCTATTGACAGATTCCTGCGAATCCACAGCGACAGATGGTCCGTATACAAAATATTCAAAAGAAGGAAAAAGTACGAAGTGGAAAAAACCGCTTGCAACAAAAGACACCCGGCGCGGCAAACAGAAGATGGTTGATCTTAACACCGCTGATTCTTCAGCGCTGGAGGCCCTGCCTGGGATTGGTCCGGCGTTTGCGAAACGCATCATTAAATACCGGACACTGCTGGGCGGGTATGTAAAAGCAGAACAGCTGAAAGAAGTGTATGGCATGCCTGAAGAAACATATGTAAAAATTAAACCGCTGTGTACGTTGAGTATAGCTGCGGTGAAAAAGATTCCCGGAGATTCGCTGTGGCTGCTGCCGTATAAATTTTATCATCCCTATCTGAGCAAAGAGCTGAAGGCTGCCATTGTGCAGAAGAAAAAAACGCCGTATGATGCGGATGTCTTGCGTGTGCTGTTGAAGAGTAGTGATGAGCGGTTGGAATGGTATCTGGTGTATTGAAATGTCTGAACTATGATTCAGCTGATTCAATTGATTAACCTGAATCGTTTCTGTTTTTGTTGCGAGATCTTTTGTTTCATTCAGCGATTCTGAAATTTAATACTATCTTTTTGTTATTGGATATACGACCCCGGTAGGGGTCACATATATATAGAGCAACTACATAACCTAAACCTACGCACGATCCCACAGGGATCGCAATGGGCGGTTGATTTATGAAATAGATTTGAATGCTGATTGCGCTCTTCGAGCGCGTACGTCTTTATTCTTAGGTTATCTTTACTACAGATATTTGACCCCTGCCGGGGTCAGTACGGAGATCGATAGTGTAGTTTTAATTAATATAGTCATTTAATGTCTTTGCAGGTAAAAAGCATTTTACATTTCTGCATTAAATGAATAACTTGTCTGTATGGAACAGATCATTGTAATCAACGGTAATAACTTCTCGGACGAGGAAGGTTTTTATAACGAAGTAGATAAGGTATTAACAAAAAATCTGGACTGGAAAACAGGGCATAATCTGAATGCCTTTAATGACCTGCTGCACGGCGGTTTCGGTGTACACAACTACGAAGAGCCGATCTCGCTGAAATGGGTGAATTTTGCGAAGAGTCAGAAAGAGTTAGGCGAAGAATTTACCGATACGGTTATGGATATTATCCTGAGTCACGAGCATGTGGAGTTTCTGATGGAGGAATGAATTATGGTCCGCCGCGGCGGAATGAATTATGAATTATGAATTATGAATCCATTTTCCTAGAGGTAATTAATCAGACCATTTATACATGTGCTTAATAGCACAACTAAGACTTTACATTCATAATTATGAATTTATTCCGCCGCGGCGGATCATAATTAATTACAGTTCTTTAAACGTGGTGCCTGCCGCCAGTACAATGAAACCGGTAAGCAATAAGGGATAGCTGTATTCGCTCAGCACATCCACGTGTGCATAGTGGCCGATGATGCCTAAGATCCCACAGGTTAGGCCAATGATCCAGGTAATTTTTTTAGGTGAAGAAGGTGTGCTCATACGGTTGATTGGTTTAGTTGTCTCT
It encodes the following:
- a CDS encoding ABC transporter permease, giving the protein MKQIWIVLKQEYVNRIQKRSFLVLTLLGPVISLCMLLIPVYLSLNTTERIHVWLQSPDQNQTGGNYADETFVFHPVKNNSSKETEADFMLAGRHADVLVYYSVEGKRVVVWDKKGLSAAEQWKLKNKVQDMYAKSIVSAYLPQLAAAPDMQYIPLTEEPEHTDLFQLVGLFCAIVIYFFIFYYGVQVMKGIVDEKVNRVVEVILCSVKPFNWMMGKILGIAAVCLTQFGFWALIYVLVGLKFQQRYGNALTQFTDKNMNDTLHVSKDAWQALEWNVFAESFASLPLLQIGVCFFAFFILGYLLYASLFAAIGAMTDNETDTQQFTFPITAPLFITFLFAGFIISDPDAQLSVVLSYFPLTSPVAMMLRIPFGVSNWEIAASLLILASTFVLAVYMAAQVFKRGVLQYGKAMGWKDILGF
- a CDS encoding phosphoribosyltransferase family protein; protein product: MAEKNLILTKKQIQQRIKRIAYEILEQNFKEKEIVFAGIYDRGYSVAKLLEKEFKSISSTQTVLIKVTLDKQAPSQSEVTLDVDVKTLKNKCIIIVDDVLSTGRTIAYSLKPFLNIRVKRIQTAFIVDRGHHTFPISADFVGYVMATTLNEHVEVNLSSKEMGVYLS
- a CDS encoding type B 50S ribosomal protein L31 — its product is MKQGIHPDYREVVFHDMSADVKFISRSTIKTGDTITMEDGKSYPLVKLEVSSASHPFYTGQKMFLDTAGRVEKFNKRYKK
- a CDS encoding GlmU family protein, coding for MNILFFDEPGVRKALLPLTFTRPTAELRIGIYTIREKWQQYFLNAHCYFQTETYLQGKYPSVESAEYVINGSVCPNEHLVGEILKLQEGEGLVYQGMILASKGILKKHIDYFQEVLVIRQLSDLFTHNGAEIRSDFNLITKDRTSCAIEDKHTIVYNPSNIFIENGVKIRAAIINAEDGPVYIGKDAEIQEGAIIKGPFAACQGAVVAMGSKMRGDNTLGPYCKVGGEVSNTIFIGYSNKVHDGFIGNSVIGEWCNLAAGTNVSNLKNNYSSIKVHSYVHDELEDTGKIFHGLIMGDYSRCGINAMFNTGSVVGVSCNIYDAAFPPKFIPSFAWGSAAGFTEFRLEEACDVAKKGMARRKVELSGDDISILKHIFQAEAPQRSVVLKTK
- a CDS encoding ATP-binding protein, encoding MQFSEIPGLQEVKTTLVNSVTNNHVAHAQLFAGVEGSAALPLALAYATYVNCLEKADGDSCGKCSSCSKYNKLIHPDLHIIFPVTTNKKITKDASSEVFFPEWRETFLANPFFTFNDWMEVIDGENKQLLINVEESRTVVKKISMKAFEAEYKVVIIWLPETMRAEGANALLKSLEEPPAKTLFLLITAKQEKLLTTIISRTQRVQVRLFNDAEIRQYLIQHRNISEAQAKRVTYLADGNMREAIQLLSEEDQDHESKIRDWFRACFGSKLQDMIRMSDEFGSLPRELQKSLLQYGLGIFRDSLMYKEVGTDLLRVDEESSDDMVQKFSNVIDFQKVVSLSQVLNEAHAEIERNINSKMVFMDTSFQMNKIFKQK
- the hemC gene encoding hydroxymethylbilane synthase, with the translated sequence MNKTVRIGTRGSKLALWQAEHVAACLQTKGLEPQIVIIDTTGDKILDQSLSKIGSKGLFTEELEEQLHAGTIDIAVHSAKDLQTHLKGGMYILAITERELVNDVLVSHKPIDTLKNNPDLIIGTSSTRRRALLRKFYPQAKMVDMRGNLQTRIRKMEEGACDAMLLAYAGMHRMGYDSLIKEKLSLEEFIPAAGQGTLAIEAASTLDKEKAAVIRAVLNDAATETAVSAERAFLRTLEGGCSIPVFALAVERDTDYLLTGGIVSLDGTKYLRKEIRFTAADAEQRGVELATVLLKDGADEILAEIKKGLSKS
- a CDS encoding peptidylprolyl isomerase; its protein translation is MKYMKQLLLTLFAFVSLFTMQAQTATAPVLPKEDYVVTISTSYGNIVLLLYDQTPLHKKNFIDLAQKHFYDGTTFHRVILDFMIQGGDPNSKDSITSNDGIGGPGYTIPAEFNPNLKHDKGALAAARMGDEANPQRASSGSQFYIVQNKKGTPFLDNSYTVFGQTISGFDVIDKIAQVQVDGASRPLKNVPMKVTAVKMKTKKIIKLYDCEWFYKV
- a CDS encoding SDR family oxidoreductase, which codes for MKILITGSNGLLGQKLVSLLYLKPEITLIATARGANRDEIYEDYIYESMDITSEENVLKVFRKHKPDAVIHTAAMTHVDQCELNKEACVDQNITSVKHIVKACKEVGAFLLHVSTDFIFDGTRGPLTEEEIPNPVNYYGWTKWEAEKAVENSGLKWAIARTVLVFGVVQDMSRSNIVLWVKNNLEQKKEINVVNDQWRTPTLAEDLAMGCWLIVKNQAEGIFNISGEEMLSPYELAHKVADVWKLDKGLIKQADSSTFTQPALRPPKTGFIIDKAKKQLGYKPHTLEEGLDLLKEQLT
- a CDS encoding alanine/glycine:cation symporter family protein, which gives rise to MEETQSLDAAINAFISPVSDFITSIIFYSIPVSGVEVPLIVLWLITAGLFFFFYLKAINVTRLWLAINIVRGKYDEPDSKGEVNHFQALATALSGTVGLGNISGVAVAITLGGPGATFWMIVAGFFGMMTKFAECTLGVKYRQVSADGIVSGGPMYFLRDGLKAKGFPVLGKVLAVLFAVMCIGGALGGGNMFQSNQVTAQLVAETGGSASWFANNLWLPGLILSLLVGSVIIGGLKSIAHVTEKIVPFMCALYVAACLYIIFAAYDKIPQTFLLIMNGAFHADAMYGGVLGVLITGFRRASFSNEAGVGSASIAHSAVKTNEPVTEGLVSLLEPFLDTIVICTMTAVVIVITGAYHDVGKDGITLTSHAFSSTVNWFHYILSISVFLFAFATMISWSYYGLKSWGYLFGAGKTSELIYKCMYCFFIIVGSSMSLTKVVDFSDAMIFSMSIFNIIGLYLLAGELKQDMNQYLHKIDTGIIKKQP
- a CDS encoding ComEA family DNA-binding protein, which encodes MSFQSAKHASGSSNREAKGFLFLIFILITPFLLQYGYRYLFYTPQQPDLSTIQLLTDSCESTATDGPYTKYSKEGKSTKWKKPLATKDTRRGKQKMVDLNTADSSALEALPGIGPAFAKRIIKYRTLLGGYVKAEQLKEVYGMPEETYVKIKPLCTLSIAAVKKIPGDSLWLLPYKFYHPYLSKELKAAIVQKKKTPYDADVLRVLLKSSDERLEWYLVY
- a CDS encoding barstar family protein encodes the protein MEQIIVINGNNFSDEEGFYNEVDKVLTKNLDWKTGHNLNAFNDLLHGGFGVHNYEEPISLKWVNFAKSQKELGEEFTDTVMDIILSHEHVEFLMEE